The Desulfovibrio sp. region CTATTCTTGCCGCTGCCTTTTTTGTGGGCTCGCTTATCCATGTGCCCATCGGGCTGACCAGCGCACACCTCATACTCAACGGCATGCTTGGCGTGCTGCTGGGGTGGGCGGCCTTTCCCGCCATTCTGGCGGCGCTGGCGCTACAGGCCCTTCTGTTTCAGTTTGGCGGGCTGGTGGTGCTGGGCGTCAACACATTCACCATGGCCTTTTCGGGTGTTATGGCTGGCTATGTGTATTGCGGTATGCGCCGTGTATGGCCCACACCTACGGGGCAGAAGGTAGCCGCTTTTTGCGGTGGAGCGCTGGGCGTTATGGGCGCGGGCCTGCTCACCGCTGTGGCCCTGGCCTTTAGTGAAGAGGGCTTTGTCACAGCAGCCCGTCTGCTGTTTCTGGCCCACCTGCCTGTCATGCTGGCCGAAGGGCTCATTACCATGATCACTGTGGGCTTTATCGCCAGGGTTCGCCCGGAAATGCTGCGGCTTACGGCGGCCTAGACTGCAAGGAGTATTCATGCCTTCCATACGCAAACCCATGATCCCAGGCGCAGTATCTCTGGCTCTCATGCCGCTAGTTCTTGTGGCCTTTATTCTGGGAACAGCCGCCAGCGCCCTTGCCCACAGGGTGAATATTTTTGCCTGGACCGAAGGCAACGAAGTTGTCGCCGAGTGTGGATTCAACGGCGGCAACAAGGTCAAGCAGGGGCAGATTGCAGTTTTTGATGCCGCCACAGGCGCAAAACTGGCCGAAGGCCGCACGGATGATTTTGGCGTTTACCGCTTTCCCATTACTGCCGAGGGCAAGGCCCACGGTGTGCGCATAGTCATCAAGGCTGGCGAGGGCCACCAGAACGACTGGACCGTTGAAGCCTCAGAGCTTTCCGGGGTTCAGCCTGCGGCACCAACTTCTGGGGCCGCAACACCTGCCGTCATGTCGGCTGTAACGGCTGGCACCGCAACGGCCAGCGCCCAGGTCCAGCCCACAAAGAAGGCTGAGAAAACAACCGCCCAGCAGACCGCAGGCATCAGCGCCGAAGAACTGCAGGGTATCGTCAATTCGGCTCTGGACGCCAAACTCGGCCCCATTCGCAAAGAGCTGGCCGAAATGCGCGTTGCGCGTCCGAGTTTTTCAGAAATTTTTGGCGGTATCGGCTGGCTGGTAGGCCTGGCGGGCATTGCCCTTTACTTCAAGGGACGTCGGGGGTAAAGGCTGGGAGTGTTTGACCAGCCCTTTGTACGCCCTTCGCTCATACAGCGCATCGACCCCCGTTTTCGCATGGCCTGCGCGGGGGGCTTTGCCTTGTGTGTTTCGTTGCTGCACAGCATAGCGGCCTGTATGCTGGGCCTTGGTCTTGGCGTGCTGCTGCTGGCCGCCGCCAACCCGCCCATGCGTCCATTGTGCCAGCGTCTGGGGGCAATCAATCTTTTTGTACTTTTTTTGTGGTGCGTTACGCCCTTTACCACACCCGGAACCCCGCTGGCCCAGTGGGGATTTTTTGTGGTTACTGAACAGGGGCTGCATCTGGCCCTGCTGGTGAGCATAAAATCCAACGCCATCGCCTGCGCCTTTCTGGCGCTGGTTGCCAGCATGAACGCCCCCACCGCCGGGCACGCGCTTGAAAGACTGCACTGCCCGCCCAAGCTTGTCTTTCTTTTTCTGTTTACGGCCCGGTACGTGCACGTAATCGCCCAGGAATGGCGCACCCTGCATGTGGCCGCGCGTCTGCGGGGTTTTCGCTCGCGCACCAACATGCACACCTACCGAACGGTGGCATCGCTGCTGGGGCTTTTGCTGGTGCGCAGCTACGAACGCTCGTTGCGCGTGCGCGAGGCCATGCTGCTGCGCGGTTTTACCGGTCATTTCCGGTCGGTTTCGTCGTTTCGCACGCGCATGGGCGATTATTTTTTTGCGCTGGGCCTGCTGCTGTGCATGGCTGGCATAATTGCGGTTGAATGCCTGGGGGTTTTCAATGTCTGACCATCACCACACGCCCATTTTCAGCCTCAAAGGCATCAGCTTTGGCTATGGGCAGAGCGACAGCATGCGGCCAGTGCTGCACGATGTGGATTTTTCCCTGTATTCCGGCCAGCGCATTGGCCTGTATGGCCCCAACGGCAGCGGCAAAACCACCCTTTTCAGATGCATCACCGGTCTTGCCCGCCCCCAGAGTGGGCAGGTGCTGTTTCACGGCGTGCCGCTCAATGACGAAAAGGATTTTTACGAACTGCGCTGCAAGGTAGGCTTTGTTCTGCAGCATGCGGAAGACCAGCTGTTTTTTCCCACAGTTCTGGAAGATGTGGCCTTTGGTCCCCTGAACCTCGGCCTTGCCGCCGACGAAGCCAGGGAGCGCGCCCTTGAAACACTGCGCGACCTGGGGCTTGCAGGCTTTGAAGACCGCCTTACACACCGCCTTTCCGGTGGCGAAAAAAAGCTGGTATCCCTTGCCGCCGTTATGGCCATGCAGCCAGAAGCCCTACTGCTTGATGAGCCCACAAACGGGCTCGACAACGATGCCCGCCAGCGTATCATCGACATTTTGAGCAGCCTGGACACTGCGCGCATAACAATATCGCATGACTGGGATTTTCTGGCGCAGACATCCACCCAGTACCTCACCATCGCCCACAATCACCTGCACAGCTGCGCTCCTTCTTTTGCGCACGCCCACATGCACGCCCATCCGCTGGGCAACGAACCGCACGAGCATTGATCCAAACCGCACGATTCTGACATGACCTAATCGCCTTGGCGATTATTGGCACTGCCTTCGCAAATAATGTTGCAGCCATGCAACATTATTTCGATTATCTATAGCCATATATAAATTCGTACTGGTAAATTTCCCTGATCAGGCATATCCTCGCCAGCAACGGTTATGCCTCCCCCTGTTTTTTCTTTCTACTGAAAAGCCATAAATCCTGTAATCCAAAGTATTTTTATGCAGAATTCCCCATTCACTCCGCATCAACCGCTTATTGAAATGGACACCGACGATGCCGTATGGGAATGGCGCGTTGCAAATGATATTTTATGCTTGAGCAAAGGTGCCAAGCGCATGTTTGGCATGAACGGCAACATTCCTGAGAGCATGTTTTCCTTTATTTCTGAGTGCATGGAAGAAAAGCGTGAGCTGTTGCAACAATCACTGCAAACTTTTGTAGAGGGGCACATTGGCGCGCATGTGGAAATGTGTTTTCCTATCAACGGAATTCTGGCCCGCTGCCAACTTGTAACCATCACACGCAGCCCTCATGGCAGGGCAGAACAGATCATCGGCTGCATCAGCGCCATCGACAGACAGTCGCCCGGTCTTTTGCCTTCCGCCCGTTTTTCCATACAGCAGATATCAAACGCCCACACCACGCAGGACCACGCCCGTCTCATGCTTGCGCTCAACGCCTCTGGTGACGGTCTGTGGGATTGGGACGCTGTGACAAATTCTGTATATTACAGCCCCCGTTATATCGAAATGCTGGGCTACACGCCCGATACCTTTCCGGCAGTACTGAGCTCGTGGGAAGAAAAAATCCATCCCGACGACCACATTCATGTGGTTCCCATGCAAAAGGACATCATCGCATCGCCCACTTACGGCGATTCCTTTGAATGTACCTACCGCATGCGGCGGGCCGACGGATCATGGGCATGGATCCTCGGGCGCGGCAACGTGACACAGCGCAATGGACAGGGGCAGGCCACCAGAGTGGTGGGGCTGCACACGGACATAAGCGCCAGTCAGGCCGACAGGGCCCATCTTGAAAACCTTGTGCGCAATGACCCCCTCACCGGGCTGCGCAGCCGCACATTTTTCACCATGACAGTGGACGAACTTGAACAGCAGGCAGTGCGCCCTGTGGGGGTGATTGCGGCCGACGTCAACGGCCTCAAGATGATCAACGACCACCTGGGGCATGAAGAAGGCAATGCCGTGCTTTGTCAGGCGGCACTGCTGCTGCGCGGCGGCCTTGATTCCGCCGCATGTGTGGCGCGCATGAGCGGCGACGAATACACTGTACTGTTGCCTGGGTGCAGCATAGAGGCAGTTGCCGAGGTCATGCATGCCCTGCTGCAACGCTTTGAGCGGCACAATGAGGGGCAAAATCGCTCTCCGGTTTTGCTCGCCATGGGGTGCGCCTGCGCCGAAACCATGCAGACAAGCATTGCCAGCGCCATTGTTGA contains the following coding sequences:
- a CDS encoding cobalamin biosynthesis protein CbiL produces the protein MPSIRKPMIPGAVSLALMPLVLVAFILGTAASALAHRVNIFAWTEGNEVVAECGFNGGNKVKQGQIAVFDAATGAKLAEGRTDDFGVYRFPITAEGKAHGVRIVIKAGEGHQNDWTVEASELSGVQPAAPTSGAATPAVMSAVTAGTATASAQVQPTKKAEKTTAQQTAGISAEELQGIVNSALDAKLGPIRKELAEMRVARPSFSEIFGGIGWLVGLAGIALYFKGRRG
- the cbiQ gene encoding cobalt ECF transporter T component CbiQ, translated to MFDQPFVRPSLIQRIDPRFRMACAGGFALCVSLLHSIAACMLGLGLGVLLLAAANPPMRPLCQRLGAINLFVLFLWCVTPFTTPGTPLAQWGFFVVTEQGLHLALLVSIKSNAIACAFLALVASMNAPTAGHALERLHCPPKLVFLFLFTARYVHVIAQEWRTLHVAARLRGFRSRTNMHTYRTVASLLGLLLVRSYERSLRVREAMLLRGFTGHFRSVSSFRTRMGDYFFALGLLLCMAGIIAVECLGVFNV
- the cbiM gene encoding cobalt transporter CbiM, with the translated sequence MHIAEGVLSPAVLATGYALTAAGTALGLKKLDYDRLMTVAILAAAFFVGSLIHVPIGLTSAHLILNGMLGVLLGWAAFPAILAALALQALLFQFGGLVVLGVNTFTMAFSGVMAGYVYCGMRRVWPTPTGQKVAAFCGGALGVMGAGLLTAVALAFSEEGFVTAARLLFLAHLPVMLAEGLITMITVGFIARVRPEMLRLTAA
- a CDS encoding ABC transporter ATP-binding protein, which encodes MSDHHHTPIFSLKGISFGYGQSDSMRPVLHDVDFSLYSGQRIGLYGPNGSGKTTLFRCITGLARPQSGQVLFHGVPLNDEKDFYELRCKVGFVLQHAEDQLFFPTVLEDVAFGPLNLGLAADEARERALETLRDLGLAGFEDRLTHRLSGGEKKLVSLAAVMAMQPEALLLDEPTNGLDNDARQRIIDILSSLDTARITISHDWDFLAQTSTQYLTIAHNHLHSCAPSFAHAHMHAHPLGNEPHEH
- a CDS encoding diguanylate cyclase translates to MNGNIPESMFSFISECMEEKRELLQQSLQTFVEGHIGAHVEMCFPINGILARCQLVTITRSPHGRAEQIIGCISAIDRQSPGLLPSARFSIQQISNAHTTQDHARLMLALNASGDGLWDWDAVTNSVYYSPRYIEMLGYTPDTFPAVLSSWEEKIHPDDHIHVVPMQKDIIASPTYGDSFECTYRMRRADGSWAWILGRGNVTQRNGQGQATRVVGLHTDISASQADRAHLENLVRNDPLTGLRSRTFFTMTVDELEQQAVRPVGVIAADVNGLKMINDHLGHEEGNAVLCQAALLLRGGLDSAACVARMSGDEYTVLLPGCSIEAVAEVMHALLQRFERHNEGQNRSPVLLAMGCACAETMQTSIASAIVEADRAMLRHKLTTRSETRQRIKKWIESHTNARVSLNDCRYL